A window of Corallococcus macrosporus DSM 14697 contains these coding sequences:
- a CDS encoding 5'-deoxyadenosine deaminase — MDLLLTGGTVVTMNREREVLVEADVLVQDGRIAKVGRGLKPRGTRRVVDVTGKVVLPGLIHGHLHACQTLFRGRADGLELLDWLRERIWPFEASHDAASMRASADLTFAELIRSGATAALDMGSVYHYDAVFESARDAGFRLVGGKAMMDAGAGVPAGLRESTEDSIRESLALKERWHGTHDGRLRYAFAPRFVLSCTPELLREVARLAREHGLRIHTHASENAKETDAVRAYTGGEDNVAFFHTVGMSGPHVTMAHCVWLSQEEQDLLRDTRTVVCHCPGSNLKLASGIAKVPELLEAGVAVALGADGAPCNNTLDIFHEMRLAAVMHNPRVGPCAMTPMRVLEMATLHGARALGLEDEVGSLEPGKRADLTVVDVSGLHAGPTPEDVLVPLVHNARGSDVTHVFIDGQPVLRDGVLTTLDAPSVLANANAQVARILKRRQKKARSG, encoded by the coding sequence GTGGATTTGCTCCTGACTGGTGGCACGGTTGTAACGATGAACCGCGAGCGCGAGGTGCTCGTGGAGGCGGACGTCCTCGTCCAGGATGGCCGCATCGCCAAGGTGGGCCGGGGCCTCAAGCCCCGCGGCACCCGGCGCGTGGTGGACGTGACGGGGAAGGTGGTGCTGCCGGGCCTCATCCACGGCCACCTCCACGCCTGTCAGACGCTCTTCCGCGGCCGCGCGGACGGCCTGGAGCTGCTGGACTGGCTCCGCGAGCGCATCTGGCCCTTCGAGGCCTCGCACGACGCCGCGTCCATGCGGGCGTCGGCGGACCTGACCTTCGCGGAGCTCATCCGCTCGGGCGCCACGGCCGCGCTCGACATGGGCAGCGTGTACCACTACGACGCCGTCTTCGAGTCCGCGCGGGACGCCGGCTTCCGCCTGGTGGGCGGCAAGGCGATGATGGACGCGGGCGCGGGCGTGCCCGCGGGCCTGCGCGAGAGCACCGAGGATTCGATTCGGGAGAGCCTGGCGCTGAAGGAGCGCTGGCACGGCACGCACGACGGCAGGCTGCGCTACGCCTTCGCCCCGCGCTTCGTGCTGTCCTGCACCCCGGAGCTGCTGCGCGAGGTGGCGCGGCTGGCCCGGGAGCACGGCCTGCGCATCCACACCCACGCCAGTGAGAACGCGAAGGAGACGGACGCGGTCCGCGCGTACACCGGCGGCGAGGACAACGTGGCCTTCTTCCACACGGTGGGGATGTCCGGCCCGCACGTGACGATGGCCCACTGCGTGTGGCTGTCCCAGGAGGAGCAGGACCTCCTGCGCGACACGCGCACGGTGGTGTGCCACTGCCCCGGCTCCAACCTCAAGCTGGCGTCGGGCATCGCCAAGGTGCCGGAGCTGCTGGAGGCCGGCGTGGCGGTGGCGCTGGGCGCGGACGGCGCGCCCTGCAACAACACGCTCGACATCTTCCATGAGATGCGGCTCGCCGCGGTGATGCACAACCCGCGCGTGGGGCCGTGCGCGATGACGCCCATGCGCGTGCTGGAGATGGCCACGCTGCACGGCGCCCGGGCGCTGGGCCTGGAGGACGAGGTGGGCTCGCTGGAGCCCGGCAAGCGCGCGGACCTCACCGTGGTGGACGTCAGCGGCCTGCACGCGGGCCCCACGCCCGAGGACGTGCTGGTGCCGCTGGTGCACAACGCCCGGGGCAGCGACGTGACGCACGTCTTCATCGACGGCCAGCCGGTGCTGCGCGACGGCGTGCTCACCACGCTGGACGCGCCCTCGGTGCTGGCGAACGCGAACGCGCAGGTGGCGCGCATCCTCAAGCGGCGTCAGAAGAAGGCGCGCAGCGGCTGA
- a CDS encoding ABC transporter ATP-binding protein encodes MIQARDVVKTYVDGDGTQVRVLDGMSLDVAEGEFVAVVGSSGSGKSTLLHLLGGLDVDYRGDISVGGVKLRGMSDKALARFRNTHVGFVFQSFHLIPNLSAVENVLLPSHFGAAPEDARQRAEALLERVGLGAKKDRPPVRLSGGERQRVAIARALFGKPRLLLCDEPTGNLDAATGTGVITLFQELHREGLTVLCVTHEERMSAAAGRVVRLKEGRLVEERAGLQVATGGAP; translated from the coding sequence GTGATTCAAGCCCGGGACGTCGTGAAGACCTATGTGGACGGGGACGGCACCCAGGTGCGCGTCCTGGACGGCATGTCGCTGGACGTGGCGGAGGGGGAGTTCGTCGCGGTGGTGGGCTCGTCCGGCAGCGGCAAGTCCACGCTGCTCCACCTGCTGGGCGGCCTGGACGTGGACTACCGCGGCGACATCAGCGTGGGCGGCGTGAAGCTGCGGGGCATGAGCGACAAGGCCCTGGCGCGGTTCCGCAACACGCACGTGGGCTTCGTCTTCCAGTCCTTCCACCTCATCCCGAACCTCTCCGCGGTGGAGAACGTGCTGCTGCCGTCGCACTTCGGCGCGGCGCCGGAGGATGCCCGCCAGCGCGCGGAGGCCCTGCTGGAGCGGGTGGGCCTGGGGGCCAAGAAGGACCGTCCCCCGGTGCGCCTGTCCGGCGGCGAGCGCCAGCGCGTGGCCATTGCCCGCGCGCTGTTCGGCAAGCCCCGCCTGCTGCTGTGCGACGAGCCCACCGGCAACCTGGACGCGGCCACCGGCACGGGCGTCATCACCTTGTTCCAGGAGCTGCACCGCGAGGGGCTCACCGTGCTGTGCGTCACCCACGAGGAGCGGATGAGCGCGGCGGCCGGGCGGGTGGTGCGGCTCAAGGAGGGGCGGCTCGTGGAGGAGCGCGCGGGGCTTCAGGTGGCCACGGGAGGTGCGCCATGA
- a CDS encoding cytidine deaminase, whose amino-acid sequence MADEIPWERLFEEAARVRARAHVPYSRFPVGAAVLYADGAVVAGCNVENATYGLTVCAERNAFAAGVAQGHTKPVAVAIVVDTPQPCPPCGMCRQVMAEFGGQDLPVRSRTPRGDEARYTLEGLLPHAFTKDFF is encoded by the coding sequence ATGGCGGACGAGATTCCCTGGGAGCGCCTGTTCGAGGAAGCCGCGCGCGTGCGAGCGCGCGCCCACGTGCCCTATTCACGGTTCCCCGTGGGGGCCGCCGTGCTCTATGCGGACGGCGCCGTGGTGGCCGGCTGCAACGTGGAGAACGCCACCTACGGGCTCACCGTCTGCGCGGAGCGCAATGCCTTCGCCGCGGGCGTGGCCCAGGGGCACACGAAGCCGGTGGCCGTGGCCATCGTCGTGGACACCCCCCAGCCCTGTCCGCCGTGCGGCATGTGCCGCCAGGTCATGGCCGAGTTTGGCGGGCAGGACCTGCCCGTGCGCAGCCGGACGCCGAGGGGCGACGAGGCGCGCTACACCCTGGAAGGCCTGCTGCCGCACGCCTTCACCAAAGACTTCTTCTAG
- a CDS encoding PspA/IM30 family protein, with protein sequence MWQRFKRAMRSFAGFFVSSIEDPELILEQNVRDLNDQVPKMNESIAMVRANVTLLEKENAKYQEDVRSLTAKVKAGIQAGRDDLAAQYASKLQMEKDALARNEQQLATARQAYEKALSVKKAFMREKERKTQEAMNAIREARRAKWQAKVADTMESFTVAGIDSTHDEMLRKVQEKSAINEARMQMALESVDHTAANIEEEAEKIQADELVKQFKMEMGLVSSPAPVSDVGSGPEKTIGKKVGVE encoded by the coding sequence ATGTGGCAACGATTCAAGAGGGCAATGCGCAGCTTCGCCGGGTTCTTCGTCTCCTCCATCGAGGACCCGGAGCTGATTCTCGAGCAGAACGTCCGTGACCTGAACGACCAGGTCCCGAAGATGAACGAGTCCATCGCCATGGTCCGGGCGAACGTGACGCTGCTGGAGAAGGAGAACGCCAAGTACCAGGAGGACGTGCGCTCGCTGACGGCCAAGGTGAAGGCCGGCATCCAGGCGGGCCGCGACGACCTGGCCGCGCAGTACGCCTCCAAGCTCCAGATGGAGAAGGACGCGCTGGCCCGCAACGAGCAGCAGCTCGCCACGGCCCGCCAGGCGTACGAGAAGGCCCTGTCGGTGAAGAAGGCGTTCATGCGCGAGAAGGAGCGCAAGACGCAGGAGGCCATGAACGCCATCCGCGAGGCGCGCCGCGCCAAGTGGCAGGCCAAGGTCGCCGACACGATGGAGTCCTTCACCGTGGCGGGCATCGACTCGACCCACGACGAGATGCTGCGCAAGGTGCAGGAGAAGTCCGCCATCAACGAGGCCCGCATGCAGATGGCCCTCGAGTCGGTGGACCACACCGCGGCGAACATCGAGGAAGAGGCCGAGAAGATCCAGGCCGACGAGCTGGTGAAGCAGTTCAAGATGGAGATGGGGCTCGTCAGCAGCCCGGCGCCGGTGTCCGACGTGGGCAGCGGCCCGGAGAAGACCATCGGCAAGAAGGTCGGCGTCGAGTAG
- a CDS encoding sensor histidine kinase, translating into MTSPPPVPGPLEETMSRAMDAQRRSVVGAGAAVRLVGAALFLAISTTLWLAGGRDWGVYPPALGLYAAVAGILFMLRQRRVARGLGAVQSLVDVVLVYWLQSMAMPLSPFPTGVAGFSLGLFALVVALSGLGLRGTVVYGTALLSAVAQAALMRQADVGWGAVAIAVVALVLVAVVIHYGTGRLRNLAVTLSRLEVDRALEARRFQEVEEARRTIERMLADAQAQNAELQRLQRDKEQLTQFLVHDLRSPLSALTLSLSWMEQEVPRQGVLGESVRTGLAVTARLDRMISDLMDVPRLEEGRLEPLRATFPAARLLEDVRRSLEGVARARKLHLDVEVPQGLELVGDAELLVRVVENLTTNALRHAPSGGRVRLEAGEAADGRWLAVRNDGPPISEAARGRIFDKYGQADAERDSRRGYGLGLYFCRLAAEAHGGRLAVEDAPGWATSFVLRLPA; encoded by the coding sequence GTGACGTCTCCGCCCCCCGTGCCCGGCCCGCTCGAAGAGACGATGTCGCGGGCCATGGACGCCCAGCGGCGGAGCGTCGTCGGCGCGGGAGCGGCGGTGCGGCTCGTGGGCGCCGCCCTGTTCCTGGCCATCAGCACCACGCTGTGGCTGGCCGGGGGCCGCGACTGGGGCGTCTATCCCCCCGCGCTGGGGCTCTACGCGGCCGTCGCCGGCATCCTCTTCATGCTCCGCCAGCGGCGGGTGGCCCGGGGCCTGGGCGCGGTGCAGTCCCTGGTGGACGTGGTGCTGGTGTACTGGCTCCAGTCCATGGCCATGCCCCTGTCGCCCTTTCCGACGGGCGTGGCGGGCTTCAGCCTGGGCCTGTTCGCGCTCGTCGTGGCCCTGAGCGGGCTGGGCCTGCGCGGCACCGTCGTCTACGGCACCGCGCTGCTGTCCGCCGTGGCCCAGGCGGCGCTGATGCGGCAGGCGGACGTGGGCTGGGGCGCGGTGGCCATCGCCGTGGTGGCGCTGGTGCTGGTGGCCGTGGTCATCCACTACGGCACCGGGCGGCTGCGCAACCTCGCGGTGACGCTCTCCCGCCTGGAGGTGGACCGGGCGCTGGAGGCCCGCCGCTTCCAGGAGGTGGAGGAGGCCCGCCGCACCATCGAGCGCATGCTGGCGGATGCCCAGGCGCAGAACGCCGAGCTCCAGCGCCTGCAACGGGACAAGGAGCAGCTCACCCAGTTCCTGGTGCATGACCTGCGCTCGCCCCTGTCCGCGCTGACGCTGTCCCTGTCCTGGATGGAGCAGGAGGTGCCCCGGCAGGGCGTGCTCGGCGAATCCGTCCGCACCGGCCTGGCCGTCACCGCGCGGTTGGACCGGATGATCTCCGACCTCATGGACGTGCCCCGGCTCGAGGAGGGCCGGCTGGAGCCCCTGCGCGCCACCTTCCCCGCCGCGCGCCTGCTGGAGGACGTGCGCCGCTCCCTGGAGGGCGTGGCCCGCGCGCGCAAGCTCCACCTGGACGTGGAGGTCCCCCAGGGCCTGGAGCTGGTGGGCGACGCCGAGCTGCTGGTCCGCGTGGTGGAGAACCTCACCACCAATGCCCTGCGCCATGCCCCCTCGGGCGGGCGGGTGCGCCTGGAGGCCGGAGAGGCGGCGGACGGCCGCTGGCTCGCGGTGCGCAACGACGGCCCGCCCATCTCCGAAGCGGCGCGCGGGCGCATCTTCGACAAGTACGGCCAGGCCGACGCGGAGCGGGACAGCCGCCGGGGCTATGGCCTGGGGCTCTACTTCTGCCGCCTCGCCGCGGAGGCCCACGGCGGGCGCCTGGCGGTGGAGGACGCGCCCGGGTGGGCCACGTCCTTCGTGCTGCGGCTGCCGGCCTGA
- a CDS encoding FtsX-like permease family protein yields the protein MRLDALSRLVRLSLARERKGAFFSAFGVAMGVGALVFFLGLGLGVGRVIREEIFPTDARLVDVVPPAVSLGSLLGGGKLDAPTVERLRALPGVEAAYRKMNVRVPAVTRYDGVFFGSRLRMGMEVLALGVEPALVQGDVQLGEFKDAGEGQPIPALVSTRLLELYNKTFAPARKLPQLSANMLVGFGFPVEFNRSYVAAASASGPTQPGQAQVVGASDRALLAGITIPLDAAVRLNRAFGMDAEHYSGVTLVATDPSRVPALVDAVKGMGLEIDDQERRMAENSGAAVALTTSALALLSLLICLLAAVNIAHALSASVRARAREIGVMQAVGASRADIRAIVLAEAAVVGLAGGAAGTGAALLLALGVNRLAAGSLPNFPFKPDSFFSFPWPVVVGGVVLGLVAALAGAYFPSRRAAATDPARTLAG from the coding sequence ATGAGGCTGGACGCGCTGTCCCGGCTGGTGCGGCTGAGCCTCGCCCGCGAGCGCAAGGGCGCCTTCTTCTCCGCCTTCGGCGTGGCCATGGGCGTGGGCGCGCTGGTGTTCTTCCTGGGCCTGGGGCTGGGCGTTGGCCGCGTCATCCGGGAGGAGATCTTCCCCACCGACGCGCGGCTGGTGGACGTGGTGCCCCCGGCGGTGTCGCTGGGCTCGCTGCTGGGCGGCGGCAAGCTGGACGCGCCCACGGTGGAGCGCCTGCGCGCGCTGCCCGGCGTGGAGGCCGCCTACCGGAAGATGAACGTGCGGGTGCCCGCGGTGACGCGCTACGACGGCGTCTTCTTCGGCTCCCGGCTGCGCATGGGCATGGAGGTGCTGGCGCTGGGCGTGGAGCCGGCGCTGGTGCAGGGCGACGTGCAGCTCGGCGAGTTCAAGGACGCGGGGGAGGGGCAGCCGATTCCGGCGCTCGTGTCCACGCGGCTGTTGGAGCTGTACAACAAGACCTTCGCCCCGGCGCGCAAGCTGCCGCAGCTCTCCGCCAACATGCTGGTGGGGTTCGGCTTCCCGGTGGAGTTCAACCGCTCCTACGTGGCGGCGGCCTCCGCGTCCGGGCCCACGCAGCCGGGGCAGGCGCAGGTGGTGGGCGCGTCGGACCGGGCGCTGCTGGCCGGCATCACCATCCCGCTGGACGCGGCCGTCCGCCTCAACCGCGCGTTCGGGATGGACGCGGAGCACTACTCCGGCGTCACGCTGGTCGCCACGGACCCGTCGCGGGTGCCCGCACTCGTTGACGCGGTGAAGGGCATGGGGCTGGAGATTGACGACCAGGAGCGCCGGATGGCGGAGAACTCGGGCGCGGCGGTGGCGCTCACCACCTCCGCGCTGGCGCTGCTGTCGCTGCTCATCTGCCTGCTCGCGGCGGTGAACATCGCCCACGCGCTGTCCGCCTCCGTGCGGGCGCGCGCCAGGGAGATTGGCGTCATGCAGGCGGTGGGGGCCTCGCGCGCGGACATCCGCGCCATCGTCCTGGCGGAGGCCGCCGTAGTGGGGCTCGCGGGCGGCGCCGCGGGGACTGGCGCCGCGCTGCTGCTGGCCCTGGGGGTGAACCGGCTGGCGGCGGGCTCCCTGCCCAACTTCCCCTTCAAGCCTGATAGCTTCTTCTCCTTCCCCTGGCCGGTGGTGGTCGGCGGCGTCGTCCTGGGGCTCGTCGCCGCGCTCGCGGGCGCGTACTTCCCCAGCCGCCGCGCCGCCGCCACCGACCCCGCACGCACGCTCGCCGGATGA
- a CDS encoding TIGR02266 family protein, whose protein sequence is MAERNDSMSDKAEDRRDSPRVPMRLKVRREGSSGDFEQHDGDLSLGGCAWQGSGWEQGARVEVRFRLPILPDEVEAKGEVLHVAQGANGPAARVRFVDLPVESELAIARHLDEVQRGTARS, encoded by the coding sequence ATGGCCGAGAGGAACGACTCGATGAGCGACAAGGCCGAGGACCGACGGGACTCGCCCCGGGTCCCCATGCGCCTGAAGGTGCGCCGGGAGGGCAGCTCGGGGGACTTCGAGCAGCATGACGGAGACCTGTCCCTGGGCGGCTGCGCCTGGCAGGGCTCCGGGTGGGAGCAGGGGGCGCGGGTGGAGGTCCGCTTCCGCCTGCCCATCCTCCCCGACGAGGTGGAGGCGAAGGGCGAGGTGCTCCACGTCGCGCAGGGCGCCAACGGCCCGGCGGCGCGGGTCCGCTTCGTGGACCTGCCCGTGGAGTCCGAGCTGGCCATCGCGCGCCACCTCGACGAAGTGCAGCGCGGTACGGCCCGCTCGTAA
- a CDS encoding SET domain-containing protein-lysine N-methyltransferase: MNQGAALYLHPGVKVRPCEWGYGVFTDAFIKAGDLIEECHYLKLPRGLSQNPQLQDYVFLLQWAAHEAPREGEWVALVLGYGMIYNHAREPNTSYHREATRDVFCYHALRDIHPGEQLCISYGEDWWVSREHGVPA; this comes from the coding sequence ATGAACCAGGGCGCGGCGCTGTACCTCCATCCGGGCGTGAAGGTCCGGCCGTGCGAGTGGGGCTACGGCGTCTTCACCGACGCCTTCATCAAGGCGGGCGACCTCATCGAGGAATGCCACTACCTCAAGCTGCCGCGCGGCCTCTCCCAGAACCCCCAGCTCCAGGACTACGTCTTCCTGCTCCAGTGGGCCGCGCACGAGGCGCCCCGGGAGGGGGAGTGGGTGGCGCTCGTGCTGGGCTACGGGATGATCTACAACCACGCCCGGGAGCCCAATACGTCCTATCACCGCGAGGCGACCCGGGACGTCTTCTGCTACCACGCGCTGCGGGACATCCACCCCGGCGAGCAGCTCTGCATCAGCTACGGCGAGGACTGGTGGGTGTCCCGGGAGCACGGTGTCCCGGCCTGA
- a CDS encoding serine/threonine protein kinase, translating into MTTTQPKRQPIPFGKYLLLDRINIGGMAEVWRGKQFGASGFERLVAIKRILPNIAEDDEFISMFIDEAKISVQLTHANVASIYELGNIVGSYFISMEYIPGKDMRAIFDRCRKKGEPAPVPLVAYCVSKMCEGLDYAHRKKDGMGRDMNIVHRDISPQNILISYEGEVKVIDFGIAKAAGKATKTQAGILKGKFGYMSPEQIRGLPLDRRSDVFAIGVCLYEMLTGERLFVGDSDFSVLEKVRKAEVPSPATYNRRIPETLERIVLKALAKDVDERYQYASELGDDLQRFLITSDTIFSRKDLAQYMKSTFAEDVEREKQRLLDYADIKPPEGMQAALEAASFNSPIQPSASPPAPVPVVQPVAPQPRMTGSMPAVAPQPRMTGSMPAVPPGGVRRSPTLAALPKLTAATAAPTPDDDEGGATQLVSSDHEFADAPEPTTQPGAAVGRAITPLEIPSTPGHAEAEEPVSGRTAVIPPPAPLTPPVGPPRLSHGNIPVVRPSTTVPTLAPSDAPPPHAASGPAPRSSRGGGLPRMTRDVPVLDGPQAAARPPVAQPAPVAPAYDDEDDVDAPERPTGAMPTVGGRPPIPKKVLFGGVGAVAVLLLALIGWAVSGPGVGYVLVDLQGVPSEVRDRVQVRLDTQLVPLEGGSATLLREVPAGKVMVVVSAEGFKAFTRTVEVAAGKDVTPVQAVLESLTRTAALVLTTEPPTAEVKVDGQVVREQGKSAAYIKDVPINGSEWVVEVSAPGHKPASKRVPVSGGGPVELSLKLEPLVVRVAVKVESKPAGATIFVDGKDMGAITPAVVQVPPSARQLTLKLKCHNEAEVDVPDAAPGNEPATASVSLKRQPRCR; encoded by the coding sequence GTGACGACCACTCAACCGAAGCGGCAGCCCATCCCGTTTGGGAAGTACCTCCTTCTGGACCGCATCAACATTGGCGGCATGGCGGAGGTGTGGCGCGGGAAGCAGTTCGGCGCGAGCGGCTTCGAGCGGCTCGTCGCCATCAAGCGCATCCTCCCCAACATCGCGGAGGACGACGAGTTCATCTCGATGTTCATCGACGAGGCGAAGATCAGCGTCCAGCTGACCCACGCCAACGTCGCGTCCATCTACGAGCTGGGCAACATCGTCGGCAGCTACTTCATCTCGATGGAGTACATCCCCGGCAAGGACATGCGGGCCATCTTCGACCGGTGCCGGAAGAAGGGTGAGCCCGCGCCGGTGCCGCTGGTGGCCTACTGCGTGTCCAAGATGTGCGAGGGCCTGGACTACGCCCACCGGAAGAAGGACGGGATGGGGCGGGACATGAACATCGTCCACCGCGACATCTCGCCGCAGAACATCCTCATCTCCTATGAGGGTGAGGTCAAGGTCATCGACTTCGGCATCGCGAAGGCGGCCGGCAAGGCGACCAAGACGCAGGCGGGCATCCTCAAGGGCAAGTTCGGCTACATGAGCCCGGAGCAGATCCGCGGCCTGCCGCTGGACCGGCGCTCGGACGTGTTCGCCATTGGCGTGTGCCTCTACGAGATGCTGACCGGTGAGCGCCTCTTCGTGGGCGACAGCGACTTCAGCGTGCTGGAGAAGGTGCGCAAGGCGGAGGTGCCGTCGCCCGCCACGTACAACCGGCGCATCCCGGAGACGCTGGAGCGCATCGTCCTCAAGGCGTTGGCCAAGGACGTGGACGAGCGCTACCAGTACGCCAGCGAGCTGGGCGACGACCTGCAGCGCTTCCTCATCACCAGCGACACCATCTTCAGCCGCAAGGACCTGGCGCAGTACATGAAGTCCACGTTCGCGGAGGACGTGGAGCGCGAGAAGCAGCGCCTGCTGGACTACGCGGACATCAAGCCGCCGGAGGGCATGCAGGCCGCGCTGGAGGCGGCGTCCTTCAACAGCCCCATCCAGCCCTCCGCGTCGCCGCCCGCGCCGGTGCCGGTGGTGCAGCCGGTGGCGCCGCAGCCCCGGATGACGGGCTCCATGCCCGCGGTGGCGCCGCAGCCCCGGATGACGGGCTCCATGCCCGCGGTGCCTCCGGGCGGCGTGCGCCGCTCCCCCACGCTGGCCGCGCTGCCGAAGCTGACGGCCGCCACCGCCGCGCCCACGCCCGACGATGACGAGGGTGGGGCGACGCAGCTCGTCTCCAGCGACCACGAGTTCGCGGACGCGCCGGAGCCCACCACGCAGCCGGGCGCCGCGGTTGGCCGGGCCATCACCCCGCTGGAGATACCCTCCACGCCGGGACACGCCGAGGCCGAGGAGCCCGTCAGCGGAAGGACGGCCGTCATTCCGCCGCCCGCGCCCCTGACGCCGCCGGTCGGGCCTCCGCGCCTGTCGCACGGGAACATCCCCGTGGTGCGTCCTTCCACGACGGTGCCCACGCTGGCGCCCTCGGACGCCCCGCCGCCTCACGCCGCCTCGGGCCCCGCGCCCCGGTCGAGCAGGGGTGGGGGCCTGCCGCGGATGACGCGGGACGTGCCCGTCCTGGACGGTCCGCAGGCCGCGGCGCGTCCGCCCGTGGCGCAGCCGGCGCCGGTGGCTCCCGCGTACGACGATGAAGACGACGTGGACGCCCCGGAGCGGCCCACCGGCGCGATGCCGACCGTGGGCGGCCGTCCGCCCATTCCGAAGAAGGTGCTGTTCGGCGGCGTTGGCGCGGTCGCGGTGCTGCTGCTGGCGCTGATTGGCTGGGCGGTGTCGGGGCCCGGCGTGGGCTACGTGCTGGTGGACCTGCAGGGGGTGCCCTCGGAGGTCCGCGACCGCGTCCAGGTGCGCCTGGATACGCAGCTGGTGCCGCTGGAGGGGGGCAGCGCGACGCTGCTGCGCGAGGTGCCCGCCGGCAAGGTGATGGTGGTGGTGAGCGCGGAGGGCTTCAAGGCCTTCACCAGGACGGTGGAGGTCGCCGCGGGCAAGGACGTCACGCCCGTGCAGGCGGTGCTGGAGAGCCTGACGCGCACCGCGGCGCTGGTGCTGACGACGGAGCCCCCCACGGCCGAGGTGAAGGTGGATGGCCAGGTGGTGCGCGAGCAGGGCAAGTCGGCCGCGTACATCAAGGACGTCCCCATCAACGGGTCGGAGTGGGTGGTGGAGGTGAGCGCGCCCGGCCACAAGCCGGCGTCCAAGCGCGTGCCCGTGTCCGGCGGCGGTCCGGTGGAGCTGTCGCTCAAGCTGGAGCCGCTCGTGGTGCGGGTGGCGGTGAAGGTGGAGTCCAAGCCGGCCGGCGCCACCATCTTCGTGGACGGCAAGGACATGGGCGCCATCACCCCCGCCGTGGTGCAGGTGCCTCCCAGCGCCCGGCAGCTCACGCTGAAGCTGAAGTGCCACAACGAGGCCGAGGTGGACGTCCCGGATGCCGCGCCCGGCAATGAGCCGGCCACCGCGAGCGTTTCCCTCAAGCGGCAGCCGCGCTGCCGTTAG
- a CDS encoding ABC transporter substrate-binding protein, protein MKLHRGPGLFLFLFLCVLGASYALASRLGYLDRLQERYFPSTREAVRLSPGDFPAGVAAPVADVASVPLRPVLIGFSPRGASAGLLLAAGGATTLDNPVPPAGAAQGLLKTAYALDARAVLLAKEEDLRHALAIGAENGGVDMATLSVDRLAAWSPALRDAAPRTLLLVGRSRGQEALAAVGVPDLASLRGKRLGVYPYGSSHYFALWLLARAGLRISDVRWVDLPSTLDAGRALREGRADAVVGLWGDVELAARDRGGAVLATTADAPHLVATVLVARGDFAARYPDAVRRVLRGLLDAGQAVLKDPTAGARMLGEVAPYLGDPTEAIRSAPPATLADNRAFFGLSGEAPVTYDELFQSAAALFQKLKQGPPVPPAEDTKDLGALKYVSEARGP, encoded by the coding sequence ATGAAGCTCCACCGCGGTCCAGGCCTCTTCCTCTTCCTGTTCCTCTGTGTGCTCGGCGCGAGCTACGCGCTCGCGTCGCGCCTGGGGTACCTGGACCGCTTGCAGGAGCGGTACTTCCCGTCCACCCGTGAGGCGGTCCGCCTGTCGCCGGGAGACTTCCCGGCCGGCGTGGCCGCCCCGGTGGCGGACGTGGCCTCCGTCCCCCTGCGGCCGGTGCTCATCGGCTTCAGCCCGCGCGGCGCCTCGGCGGGCCTGCTGCTGGCGGCGGGCGGGGCCACCACCCTGGACAACCCGGTGCCCCCGGCGGGCGCGGCGCAGGGCCTGCTGAAGACGGCCTACGCGCTGGACGCGCGGGCGGTGCTCCTGGCCAAGGAAGAGGACCTGCGGCACGCGCTGGCCATTGGCGCGGAGAACGGCGGGGTGGACATGGCCACCCTGTCCGTGGACCGGCTGGCCGCCTGGTCCCCGGCGCTTCGGGACGCGGCGCCGCGCACCCTGCTGCTGGTGGGACGCAGCCGGGGGCAGGAGGCCCTGGCCGCGGTGGGCGTGCCGGACCTCGCCTCCCTGCGCGGCAAGCGCCTGGGCGTGTATCCGTACGGCTCGTCACACTACTTCGCGCTGTGGTTGCTGGCGCGCGCCGGGCTGCGCATCTCGGACGTGCGTTGGGTGGACCTGCCCTCCACCTTGGATGCGGGGCGGGCGCTGCGCGAGGGCCGCGCGGACGCCGTGGTGGGCCTGTGGGGAGACGTGGAGCTGGCGGCCCGGGACAGGGGCGGCGCGGTGCTGGCGACGACGGCGGACGCGCCGCACCTGGTGGCCACGGTGCTGGTGGCGCGGGGTGACTTCGCCGCGCGCTATCCGGACGCGGTGCGGCGGGTGCTGCGGGGCCTGCTGGACGCGGGGCAGGCCGTCCTCAAGGACCCGACGGCAGGGGCCCGGATGCTGGGCGAGGTGGCGCCGTACCTGGGCGACCCCACCGAGGCCATCCGCAGCGCGCCGCCGGCGACGCTGGCGGACAATCGGGCCTTCTTCGGGCTTTCCGGCGAGGCGCCCGTCACCTATGACGAGCTCTTCCAGAGCGCCGCGGCGCTCTTCCAGAAGTTGAAGCAGGGGCCCCCGGTGCCTCCCGCGGAGGACACGAAGGACTTGGGGGCGTTGAAGTACGTGTCGGAGGCGCGAGGCCCCTGA